Proteins encoded within one genomic window of Empedobacter falsenii:
- a CDS encoding heavy-metal-associated domain-containing protein, which yields MENKEFQFKTNLNCGGCVSKVKADFDSAEGICEWNVDTANNDKILTVKSEGITEDEIIAIVKRKGFKAEPLAE from the coding sequence ATGGAAAATAAAGAATTTCAATTCAAGACAAACCTTAATTGTGGAGGATGTGTATCAAAAGTAAAAGCAGATTTTGACAGTGCGGAAGGTATCTGTGAATGGAATGTAGATACAGCTAATAATGATAAAATCTTAACTGTAAAATCAGAAGGAATTACAGAAGATGAGATCATCGCTATCGTTAAGAGAAAAGGATTTAAAGCAGAACCTTTAGCAGAGTAA
- a CDS encoding RteC domain-containing protein, producing the protein MIDYCHSLMNELDDRITELTYEHSNNSLELYENAIVLVLQRLDSAKEYVKKKGFKDEDEEIFFFKQLKPQLVSKLIYLNSIYKIETKRPRGGDKIIKQYLNLELSKIKRFFDANLEFYKYYRTNSTHLDKKYFIRGNHDIKLSLDTYYFEADHKFATSHDYKVAKIIANDLIQVYLEDQLNNNNKKHISKNLSLNWTGSKTALVELIYSLHSNGSIENGNIDIKVIAKTFENMFNIDLGDFYHSYLELKGRKINRTKFLDSLRDALIKRMDEQDEK; encoded by the coding sequence ATGATAGATTATTGCCATTCTTTGATGAATGAATTGGATGATAGAATAACTGAACTGACTTACGAGCATAGCAATAACTCGTTAGAGTTGTATGAAAATGCTATTGTATTAGTTTTACAAAGGCTTGATTCGGCAAAGGAATATGTCAAGAAAAAAGGATTCAAAGATGAAGATGAAGAAATATTCTTTTTCAAACAACTTAAACCTCAGTTAGTTTCAAAATTGATATATTTAAATTCTATATATAAAATTGAAACAAAACGGCCCAGAGGAGGTGATAAAATTATTAAACAATATCTCAATCTTGAGCTTAGTAAGATCAAGCGTTTTTTTGATGCTAATTTGGAATTTTATAAATACTACAGAACTAATAGCACCCATTTAGATAAAAAATACTTTATCAGAGGAAATCATGATATAAAATTAAGCTTAGATACTTATTATTTTGAAGCAGATCATAAATTTGCAACCTCACACGATTATAAAGTAGCTAAAATTATTGCCAACGATTTAATACAGGTATATCTTGAAGACCAATTGAATAACAATAATAAAAAACATATATCAAAAAATTTAAGTTTAAATTGGACTGGTAGTAAAACAGCTTTGGTTGAGTTAATCTATTCTCTACATTCCAATGGTTCAATTGAAAATGGTAATATTGATATTAAGGTTATAGCAAAAACATTTGAGAATATGTTTAATATTGATTTAGGAGACTTCTATCATTCTTATTTAGAATTAAAAGGAAGGAAGATAAATCGAACCAAATTTCTCGATAGTCTTCGCGATGCACTTATCAAAAGAATGGATGAGCAGGACGAAAAATGA
- a CDS encoding heavy metal-binding domain-containing protein → MNTQHQSSSENIFICPMHPEVKGNKGDKCSKCGMNLVPENKGTAKHFDVIISSEPEVIEAGKSTQFKIIVKNEDKVVSLEEVHEMKMHLLVVNEELTWFDHIHPIEQEDGSYLIDEIFPTAGDYLFFVDYKPENEEGNVYKHSLNVVGNTTEIAQLDTNAKFESESDGYTAKLLNGADLKTNTSQPLQFEILKNGNKINDAELQNYLGAKAHIVMISKAEKEFLHIHPMSNESYQIYAETLIKKPGLYRMWMQFKISNKVHTVDFTVHVAEGNKTSEGHNHHHKH, encoded by the coding sequence ATGAATACACAACATCAATCCAGCAGCGAAAATATATTTATTTGCCCTATGCACCCAGAAGTCAAAGGGAATAAAGGTGATAAATGTTCAAAATGTGGAATGAATTTAGTTCCAGAAAATAAAGGAACAGCAAAACATTTTGATGTGATTATATCTTCTGAACCTGAAGTTATTGAAGCAGGGAAATCGACGCAGTTTAAAATCATTGTAAAGAACGAAGATAAAGTTGTGTCATTAGAAGAAGTACATGAAATGAAAATGCATCTTCTAGTTGTGAATGAAGAACTAACTTGGTTTGACCATATCCATCCCATTGAACAAGAAGACGGTTCTTATCTTATTGATGAAATATTTCCAACTGCTGGGGACTACTTATTTTTTGTAGATTATAAGCCTGAGAACGAGGAAGGGAATGTTTACAAACATTCGTTAAATGTAGTAGGAAATACTACAGAAATAGCACAGTTAGATACAAATGCAAAATTTGAATCGGAATCAGATGGTTATACTGCCAAATTATTGAATGGTGCAGATTTGAAAACAAATACAAGCCAGCCATTGCAATTTGAGATTCTAAAAAATGGTAACAAGATTAATGACGCTGAATTGCAAAACTATTTAGGAGCAAAAGCTCATATTGTAATGATAAGCAAAGCTGAAAAAGAATTTTTGCATATTCACCCAATGTCTAATGAAAGTTATCAGATTTATGCAGAAACACTGATCAAGAAACCAGGTTTATATAGAATGTGGATGCAATTTAAGATTAGTAATAAAGTGCACACTGTAGATTTTACGGTACATGTTGCTGAGGGTAACAAAACGAGCGAAGGTCATAATCATCATCACAAACACTAA